A single region of the Brassica rapa cultivar Chiifu-401-42 chromosome A03, CAAS_Brap_v3.01, whole genome shotgun sequence genome encodes:
- the LOC103862085 gene encoding protein POLAR LOCALIZATION DURING ASYMMETRIC DIVISION AND REDISTRIBUTION — protein MEGHGRHSRRRKGDGCIVVQCYTPRRVVSRLLSGLRSSKGKRVVQDEEDNIGGHHLASLRCSTKRINDSKPLDEKPETPRFESQSRETPLEMGIGSFLLYLVVASKTELDKMTNLRTQMETLLLNAKEELHKNDAYPKETRGNQFSPQVISDLASSIFAGSSTSGLQEENSEHEVSKPEDRHTKDQIQRQHKLKDNENHVPEMVTDERYGVCPYELEKKLHELLEARQQDELLKLETALSRVERRLQEKETEVSWWKDAARLLAQRVPESSRAGLEWCNSESSSITCSEDSGPVSPR, from the exons ATGGAAGGCCATGGACGACACTCGCGGAGGAGAAAGGGAGATGGTTGCATAGTCGTCCAGTGTTACACGCCTAGGAGGGTCGTGTCTCGGTTGCTTTCTGGCCTCCGAAGTTCCAAAGGAAAGAGAGTGGTACAAGATGAAGAAGATAATATTGGAGGGCACCATTTGGCTTCCTTGAGGTGTTCAACTAAACGCATCAACGATAGTAAGCCGTTGGATGAGAAGCCAGAGACTCCTAGATTTG AATCACAAAGCAGAGAAACACCTTTGGAAATGGGGATAGGCTCTTTCTTGCTGTATCTTGTTGTTGCAAGTAAAACTGAGCTAGACAAAATGACAAACCTGAGAACGCAAATGGAGACGCTTCTTCTAAACGCCAAAGAAGAATTGCACAAGAATGATGCATATCCAAAAGAGACAAGGGGTAACCAGTTTTCTCCTCAAGTCATTTCGGATCTGGCTTCATCCATTTTCGCAGGGTCATCAACAAGTGGTCTTCAAGAGGAGAACTCTGAACATGAGGTCTCAAAACCAGAGGATAGACATACAAAGGATCAGATACAAAGGCAACACAAACTTAAA GACAACGAGAACCATGTACCAGAGATGGTGACAGATGAAAGATATGGAGTCTGTCCGTATGAACTTGAGAAGAAGCTGCATGAACTACTAGAGGCAAGGCAACAAGATGAGTTACTAAAGCTAGAGACTGCTCTGAGTCGTGTTGAGCGCAGACTACAGGAGAAAGAAACCGAGGTTTCATGGTGGAAAGACGCAGCCCGTCTGCTTGCTCAGCGTGTTCCTGAATCTTCTCGAGCTGGACTAGAATGGTGCAACTCGGAATCTTCTTCCATAACATGTTCGGAAGACTCTGGTCCAGTTTCACCTAGATGA
- the LOC103830039 gene encoding replication protein A 70 kDa DNA-binding subunit E-like has protein sequence MDRYRFLRPRFYIDLLICVFFFGSRTVLSFQLLLAMKVSGVSDSEKMTGETAIPSDSVNPISQSGVSSGDNGPTKSRCGMADSKGTSKSGPQSGITSGVDKPVKSRGTTAVTQMPIRTHGRTGGSSGPVIGVRGRPSVSAIDKGKSIVSDDVGKVITFKDVKFGPHQDEIRFRLIHFWEAWNVQTKVLIGIEMLLIDEEASVIQGFIPYGRIETYLPHMKAGCTYRLNKFYGSKSKTVYRIADSDVTISFSWNSALTALEDSSICFPEDRIRIHGFREFDGASDLKGDLYDYIGHIKLVNGKVPTDSILLDEGEIAVSRRVELHVQTHDDPVMKLYLWDKAAFEFIDKFKASRGTARVILVTTLNPKRFGGVLSLSAMASSRVFMDSDIQETLSYLSWLNSNLDVASRVNAEVITKPEPATLGELFAYMNQASSKVAWFECTATIDDVVHGSGWYYIGCGVCHTKATKGPTTLMCKKCGKSEIVGVAQYLTRLSVYDNNDQAVFVVLGDAGEELTGKKASELVEKYYQVNDNIEGDHKVPVPQAMIDTIGQTRKFIVKVSKHNLDAKTQTLTVTKVLPPDAAGPEDNLEGDVDVIGDAEGVGNAAEFGKRGADEIESEGVKRAKCG, from the exons ATGGATCGTTATCGCTTTCTCCGTCCGCGGTTCTATATAGATCTCTTAatctgtgtatttttttttggatctaGAACTGTTCTATCCTTTCAACTGCTACTTGCGATGAAGGTGTCCGGCGTTTCTGACTCAGAGAAAATGACAGGCGAGACGGCGATCCCCTCCGATTCCGTCAATCCCATCTCTCAATCCGGTGTCTCTTCCGGCGATAACGGTCCGACGAAATCTAGATGTGGAATGGCCGATTCAAAGGGTACGAGCAAATCCGGCCCTCAGTCCGGCATAACATCCGGCGTTGATAAACCGGTGAAATCCAGAGGTACGACTGCTGTAACCCAGATGCCGATCAGAACACACGGCAGGACTGGTGGTTCCTCCGGCCCCGTTATCGGGGTTAGAGGGAGACCATCTGTCTCAGCAATCGACAAGGGCAAATCAATCGTCAGCGACGACGTAGGGAAGGTTATAACCTTCAAAGACGTGAAATTCGGGCCACATCAAGACGAGATACGGTTTCGACTGATCCATTTTTGGGAAGCTTGGAACGTTCAGACGAAGGTTCTTATCGGCATCGAAATGCTTCTCATCGATGAAGAG GCGAGTGTAATCCAAGGTTTCATCCCTTATGGAAGGATTGAGACCTATCTGCCTCACATGAAAGCTGGTTGTACGTACCGGCTCAACAAGTTTTACGGATCAAAGAGCAAGACAGTGTACCGGATTGCTGACTCGGATGTCACTATTAGCTTCTCATGGAACTCTGCTCTAACTGCTCTCGAGGACAGCTCAATCTGTTTCCCTGAGGATCGGATCCGTATTCATGGATTCAGGGAGTTCGATGGTGCTTCCGACTTGAAAGGTGATCTTTATG ATTATATTGGCCATATCAAGCTTGTGAATGGGAAGGTTCCCACTGACAGCATATTGCTTGATGAAGGTGAGATAGCTGTGTCTCGGCGAGTTGAGCTTCACGTCCAGACACATGA CGATCCTGTGATGAAGTTGTACCTCTGGGACAAGGCGGCCTTTGAGTTCATTGATAAGTTTAAAGCATCTAGAGGCACTGCCCGTGTTATTTTGGTCACCACTTTAAACCCGAAACGGTTTGGAG GTGTTCTGTCTCTATCGGCAATGGCGTCCTCACGTGTATTTATGGATAGTGATATCCAAGAAACACTCTCCTACCTCAGCTG GTTGAACTCTAATTTGGACGTTGCCAGTAGGGTTAATGCAGAGGTGATTACCAAGCCTGAGCCAGCGACATTGGGAGAACTTTTTGCTTATATGAACCAGGCGTCCTCTAAG GTTGCTTGGTTTGAGTGCACAGCAACTATTGATGATGTTGTGCACGGGTCTGGCTGGTACTATATAGGTTGCGGTGTGTGCCATACCAAAGCAACCAAAGGGCCCACAACGTTAATGTGTAAGAAATGCGGGAAGAGTGAGATTGTTGGTGTGGCGCA GTACTTGACGAGGCTCTCTGTGTATGACAACAATGATCAAGCCGTGTTTGTTGTCCTCGGTGATGCCGGTGAGGAGTTGACTGGAAAGAAAGCAAGCGAGTTGGTTGAGAAATACTATCAG GTCAATGACAATATTGAAGGCGATCATAAGGTCCCAGTTCCTCAGGCTATGATTGATACTATTGGACAGACGCGAAAGTTCATTGTGAAGGTATCGAAACACAATCTGGACGCTAAGACTCAGACTCTGACTGTGACAAAGGTGCTCCCACCCGATGCCGCAGGACCTGAGGACAATTTAGAAGGGGATGTTGATGTAATAGGTGATGCGGAAGGAGTAGGTAATGCAGCTGAGTTTGGAAAAAGGGGTGCTGATGAGATAGAGTCTGAGGGTGTGAAGCGTGCCAAATGTGGCTAA
- the LOC103862086 gene encoding early nodulin-like protein 1: MASYSSLQVTILLCIFSLSVNANEVTVGGKTGDWKIPSSSSFSFNEWADKSRFLLGDYLVFSYEPGKDSVLQVTRVAYEKCNTTSPKASYTDGNTKVKLDQPGPVYFISGTEGHCKKGQKLRLVVFIPHSSAFSPAPSPSDGPAVAPTSGAAKLTSFFGVVGLVLGFWAFF; this comes from the exons ATGGCTTCTTATTCTTCTCTTCAGGTCACTATCCTCCTCTGCATTTTCTCCTTGTCCGTAAATGCCAATGAGGTTACAGTCGGTGGAAAAACCGGTGACTGGAAGAtcccttcttcctcttctttctctttcaacGAATGGGCTGACAAGTCTCGTTTCCTTCTCGGCGACTATCTCG TATTCAGCTACGAACCCGGTAAAGACTCAGTTCTACAAGTGACGAGAGTGGCTTACGAGAAATGCAACACCACGAGCCCCAAAGCCAGCTACACAGATGGGAACACCAAGGTGAAGCTAGACCAACCCGGTCCGGTCTACTTTATCAGTGGAACAGAGGGTCACTGTAAAAAGGGGCAGAAGCTTCGCCTTGTCGTCTTCATTCCTCATAGCTCTGCTTTCTCTCCGGCTCCTTCACCGTCCGACGGTCCCGCCGTTGCTCCTACTAGTGGTGCTGCTAAGCTCACCAGCTTCTTTGGTGTCGTTGGCCTTGTTCTTGGATTCTGGGCCTTCTTCTGA